From Virgibacillus ihumii, the proteins below share one genomic window:
- the copZ gene encoding copper chaperone CopZ, with amino-acid sequence MKKVTLDVQGMSCGHCKSSVEGALKGLDGVSGAEVDLASGKVDVTYDDAQITLSDMREAVEEQGYDVVA; translated from the coding sequence ATGAAAAAGGTAACATTGGATGTACAAGGTATGTCATGTGGCCATTGTAAATCATCTGTTGAAGGTGCATTGAAAGGATTGGATGGAGTCAGCGGTGCTGAAGTTGATCTGGCCAGTGGAAAAGTAGATGTTACGTACGATGATGCGCAGATCACATTGTCAGATATGCGTGAAGCAGTGGAAGAGCAAGGTTATGATGTTGTTGCATAA
- a CDS encoding heavy metal translocating P-type ATPase, whose protein sequence is MANHDEKHKSHHHHEHGHHSHDGYTEHNTNNHDHHNHQEHSNHANHDHGGRGGHDHHDHGDMVNNFKKRFYISLVVTIPILILSPMIQDFIGVDWQFANDQYILFALATFVFFYGGWPFITGGISELKQKNPGMMTLIGLAIFVAYGYSSLTVFGLQGKNFFWELATLIDIMLLGHWIEMRSVMGASNALEELVKLMPNEAHKVDEQGEIQDVPVFDLKHKDRVLVKPGEKIPVDGTIVDGKSAIDESMLTGESVPVEKYKGDEVIGGSVNNEGSLTIQVEKTGDDSYLTQVITLVKEAQESKSRTQDITNRAAKWLFYVALASGFITLFIWLMLGYPFDVALERMVTVMVITCPHALGLAAPLVIAVSTSISAKHGLLIRNRANFEGARNLNAVVFDKTGTLTKGEFGVTDIVPTKEYEEEEVLNWAASLEQNSEHPIAAGIVKSAKEKGIKLKKITDFESITGKGIQGIIDGKKINVVSPGYVDNQHMDYDRQLFNEMSEAGKTVVFVLVEDELVGMIALADMVRETAKEAIASLKEKGIHSVMLTGDNKRVAHWVANQLDIDEVYAEVLPDKKADQVKEIKSTKGWQVAMTGDGVNDAPALATADLGIAIGAGTDVAMETADVVLVKSNPKDVVSLIGLSKQTYRKMIQNLWWATGYNIFAIPLAAGVLAPLGIVLSPAVGAVLMSLSTVIVAINARMFTYNQQ, encoded by the coding sequence ATGGCGAATCACGATGAAAAACATAAATCCCATCATCATCATGAACACGGTCATCACAGCCATGATGGTTATACAGAGCACAACACCAATAATCATGATCATCACAACCATCAGGAGCACAGTAATCATGCGAATCATGATCATGGCGGTCGTGGAGGGCACGATCATCACGACCATGGGGATATGGTGAACAATTTCAAAAAACGATTTTATATTTCCTTAGTCGTTACGATCCCAATTCTAATTTTGTCACCAATGATACAGGATTTCATCGGTGTTGACTGGCAATTTGCGAATGACCAATATATATTATTCGCGCTTGCAACGTTTGTATTTTTCTATGGTGGCTGGCCATTTATCACTGGCGGTATTAGTGAGTTAAAACAAAAGAATCCCGGAATGATGACACTGATCGGGCTTGCTATTTTTGTTGCGTATGGATACAGTTCCCTCACCGTATTCGGATTGCAGGGGAAAAACTTTTTCTGGGAACTGGCGACACTGATTGATATTATGCTGCTGGGACATTGGATTGAAATGCGTTCTGTCATGGGAGCATCCAATGCGCTGGAAGAACTCGTGAAGCTCATGCCGAACGAAGCGCATAAAGTGGATGAACAAGGTGAAATACAGGATGTCCCGGTGTTTGATTTGAAACATAAAGACCGGGTCCTTGTAAAACCTGGTGAAAAAATTCCCGTCGATGGAACGATAGTGGACGGTAAATCGGCTATTGATGAATCGATGCTTACCGGGGAATCGGTACCAGTGGAAAAATACAAAGGTGATGAAGTTATCGGCGGTTCGGTCAATAACGAAGGATCACTTACGATACAGGTTGAAAAAACAGGTGATGACTCATACCTTACCCAGGTTATAACACTGGTAAAAGAAGCACAGGAATCAAAATCCCGAACACAGGATATCACCAACCGGGCAGCAAAGTGGTTGTTTTATGTGGCCCTGGCATCTGGTTTTATTACATTGTTCATCTGGTTAATGTTAGGATATCCATTTGATGTTGCCTTGGAGCGAATGGTTACAGTAATGGTTATTACATGTCCGCATGCGCTTGGATTAGCCGCACCACTTGTAATTGCAGTCTCGACATCGATATCTGCTAAGCATGGATTACTCATCAGAAACCGAGCTAATTTTGAAGGGGCTAGAAATCTTAATGCGGTTGTTTTTGATAAAACGGGCACATTGACAAAAGGTGAGTTCGGGGTAACTGACATTGTCCCGACTAAAGAATATGAGGAAGAAGAAGTCCTGAACTGGGCAGCGAGCCTGGAACAAAATTCAGAGCATCCCATTGCAGCAGGTATCGTAAAGTCTGCGAAAGAAAAAGGGATTAAACTTAAAAAAATTACCGATTTTGAATCCATCACCGGAAAAGGAATCCAGGGGATAATAGATGGTAAAAAGATAAATGTTGTCAGTCCCGGATATGTTGATAACCAGCATATGGATTATGACAGACAACTATTCAATGAAATGTCGGAAGCAGGAAAGACGGTTGTATTTGTATTGGTTGAGGATGAATTGGTCGGCATGATTGCCCTGGCTGATATGGTGCGGGAAACAGCCAAAGAAGCGATTGCTTCCCTGAAAGAAAAGGGTATTCATTCGGTCATGTTAACTGGTGATAATAAGAGAGTTGCGCACTGGGTCGCCAACCAATTGGATATTGACGAAGTATATGCAGAAGTTTTACCAGACAAAAAGGCCGACCAAGTGAAGGAAATTAAATCAACAAAAGGATGGCAAGTTGCCATGACCGGTGACGGGGTGAATGATGCTCCTGCTTTGGCGACTGCCGATTTGGGAATTGCCATTGGAGCCGGTACAGATGTAGCCATGGAGACAGCGGATGTTGTTCTTGTAAAAAGTAACCCGAAAGATGTTGTTTCCTTAATCGGGTTATCGAAACAAACATACCGGAAAATGATCCAGAATCTATGGTGGGCAACCGGGTATAATATTTTTGCAATACCGCTTGCGGCAGGGGTTTTAGCTCCGTTAGGAATCGTACTAAGCCCGGCAGTAGGGGCAGTATTAATGAGCTTGAGTACGGTGATAGTGGCGATTAATGCACGGATGTTTACGTATAACCAACAATAA
- a CDS encoding YdhK family protein translates to MTNKKLWMGVVLICTAMLLAACGSGSGETNAENDDANQQQTNEKSSSHSQGNMSEHMSSSGKVPAGLQEAKNPKYEVGSNAIIKAEHMHMKGMSGARATIVGAFDTTAYAVSFTPTNGGEPVKNHKWVIHEELLVEDPGEAPLEPGTEVILNADHMKGMNGAKAVIDSAVETTVYMVNFTPSTGGEKVVNHKWVVESELESAE, encoded by the coding sequence ATGACAAACAAAAAACTATGGATGGGTGTTGTTCTGATCTGTACTGCTATGCTGTTAGCTGCATGCGGCAGTGGCAGCGGTGAAACAAATGCAGAAAATGATGATGCAAACCAGCAACAGACAAACGAGAAATCATCCTCCCATTCGCAAGGTAATATGTCTGAGCATATGTCCAGTTCAGGAAAAGTTCCCGCTGGATTGCAAGAAGCAAAAAATCCCAAATATGAAGTTGGAAGTAATGCTATTATTAAAGCCGAGCATATGCATATGAAGGGGATGAGTGGTGCTAGGGCAACCATTGTAGGGGCATTCGACACAACTGCCTATGCGGTTTCTTTTACCCCGACAAATGGCGGCGAACCGGTAAAGAACCATAAATGGGTCATCCATGAGGAACTTCTTGTTGAAGATCCAGGAGAAGCCCCGCTGGAACCAGGTACTGAAGTGATCTTAAATGCGGATCATATGAAAGGAATGAATGGTGCCAAAGCCGTCATTGATTCAGCAGTCGAAACTACCGTATATATGGTTAATTTCACACCATCTACAGGTGGTGAGAAAGTTGTTAACCATAAGTGGGTTGTCGAAAGTGAACTTGAATCAGCTGAATAA
- a CDS encoding LacI family DNA-binding transcriptional regulator, whose translation MSPTIKDVAKKADVSIATVSRILNDLPGYSENTKNKVLAAIKELNYQPNAIARGLINKKTQTLGVLFPDVSGMLSSEILRGIESKAHELGHSVIVCNTSSNGKKTMKYLQLLKEKQVDGVIFASEEMTEDYYTTLKAMDVPVVLVSTSSYKFPLPYVKVDDRHAAYSATEFLIRKGHTHIGMISGCRQDKIAGEPRVEGYKQAMKEHDLSVKEDNIASNGGFGFKDGAECFPVLLNRFPEMTALFAASDEIAIGAISMAHQLGIQVPDDLSVIGYDNTKLSEMSIPPLTALAQPLFEMGYKSANTLFQMLRTGKEVGSYILPHTIVERQSVKDLT comes from the coding sequence ATGAGTCCAACAATTAAAGATGTAGCCAAGAAGGCAGATGTATCGATCGCAACTGTATCAAGAATATTAAATGATCTTCCTGGATACTCGGAAAACACAAAAAATAAAGTTTTGGCAGCCATCAAAGAGCTGAATTATCAGCCAAATGCGATTGCTCGCGGTTTAATTAACAAAAAGACACAAACCCTTGGTGTTCTTTTTCCCGATGTATCAGGAATGCTGTCATCAGAAATTCTGCGGGGAATTGAAAGCAAGGCGCATGAATTAGGGCATAGTGTGATTGTATGCAATACTTCTTCAAACGGGAAAAAAACGATGAAATACTTGCAGCTTCTGAAGGAGAAACAGGTAGACGGTGTCATTTTTGCAAGTGAAGAAATGACAGAAGATTACTATACAACTCTTAAAGCGATGGATGTGCCAGTTGTTCTTGTTTCCACTTCATCGTACAAATTTCCACTTCCATACGTTAAAGTTGATGATCGGCATGCAGCTTACAGTGCAACCGAGTTTCTAATCAGAAAAGGGCACACGCATATAGGGATGATTAGTGGGTGCAGGCAAGATAAAATTGCCGGGGAGCCGAGAGTGGAGGGCTATAAGCAGGCAATGAAAGAGCACGACTTGTCCGTTAAAGAAGATAACATTGCTTCAAATGGCGGGTTTGGTTTTAAAGATGGGGCAGAATGTTTTCCGGTTTTATTAAACAGGTTTCCCGAAATGACAGCTCTCTTCGCGGCCAGCGATGAGATAGCCATTGGTGCAATATCTATGGCTCATCAACTTGGGATTCAAGTTCCGGATGATCTCTCCGTGATAGGTTATGATAATACGAAACTATCGGAAATGTCGATTCCTCCTCTGACCGCCTTGGCGCAGCCATTGTTCGAGATGGGGTATAAATCGGCCAATACTCTTTTTCAAATGCTGCGGACTGGTAAGGAAGTTGGAAGTTATATCTTGCCTCACACGATTGTGGAACGTCAATCAGTTAAAGACTTAACATAG